The genomic interval gtcaaatcaatttaaacaatgaAAGGAAACTCAAGAATAAGCATGCAAATACTTTCATATAGACTGAACTAATGGTGGAGAGAAAtgtaaacaagagggcatgaaaggcccaaagtcgctcacctgagataacaagatatcatttggacaaatcttctgaccaagtttcatgtacattggaaaataaatgtggcctctagagtgttaacaaggttttactctagccaGATAAGggaaaatgcctcgccccctggcagccatgttttttcaaccaaccggcatcatttttgaattcgtccaagatattattgggatgaatcttcagaCGAAGTTTCCtgaagatcagaaataaatgtggcctctagagtgttaacaagattttactttagccatattaggaaaaatgccccgccccttggtagccatgtttttcaagcaaacgtaaccattttcgagctcatccaagatatcattgagaccaatcttccaaccaaatttcatgaagattggacaataaatgtggcctctagagagttaacaaggcaaatgttgacggcgcacgacggacgacgcacgatggacaacgctcaacggacaaaaagcgatcacaaaagctcaccatgagcacgttgtgctcaggtgagctaaaaaggagtCATCCGATATTAAATAGACTCATCTGAACTTTTGTTAACGCAGTCGCTATTCATTGATGCAAAGAGAGAATTTAGCAAATAAAAACCGTTCTTAAAATAGTTTGGATTACGCTTATCAGACTCGTACCCAGTCCCTGtgcaatgcccccccccccccccctgctggCTGTTGGGTtaggatattttttttaataattggccTTAGGGAAATTTTTCTCTCATAAAAGTGCCCACATTACGCTTTccatcaaatacaaaaaaaaagagcagatgtgttttattgtccccgAAAAACAATTGGATTAgcgcttaaagggatcttttcacgctttggtaaattgacaaaattgaaaaaagttgtttcagattcgtaagttttcgttttagttatgatatttgtgaggaaacagtaatactgaacattaaccatgctctaaaatagccattatatgcatcttttgacgattttaaaacctaaaaattataaagcgttgcaacgcgaaacgattgaataatttggagagttctgtttttgtcgttaaattttgtgaaactacgaagattgcttatattatgtataaaatacgtcaagaatgtgtactcggcggaatagctcagtaggttaaagcgtttttacttcaggactctggcaggactccaggggtcactggttcgaaacctgctccgggcaatgttcttttccttttttttattttttttcttgattttttactggagcttttatgatccaatgtttacatttatcaatataaagcatttaatgaataagtaaaaaaaatgccaaaatctgtgaaaaggcccctttaatcactCGTCAGTGGATATAagcccagagctccagataacttttctgagtaattgggtaaatacccactacttttgagtttaattgggtattttcattttcaattgggtacaaaaaagtcggtttCCACTACTTTACTTGACAATtgggtatttttttattaaaattgggtattttcattgtcttaaattctcaaatGCTTACCTGAATGAGCTAGTTGAAGTTCCACTTGTAATTGATAAGTTTCAGAGATGTTGTGTAATTATGtggatgtatccataatataccaACCATGATATTTTTGTTGGTATTATCCAATAATCGTTGAAAGGTACGGCCAAACTAAACCATATAATGTGTGTAACTTAGTCAGATAAGCGGCTTCCTCACCTCGAATTGTTATCTATAGTTTTACGATGAAGAGCTTGAAGTTATTCCGAACTAACTTTAGTTGAAACCCATCGCAATCATTTTATCAGCATGGTGAATTAGACACAACTCGTCATAACGTTGTGATATGCTTGTTTCATGTGATCTGAAGACTAAGTTTTCCAACAGATCCCTGAAATGAGCTTTCAAAATAGATcggtataaattattattaactttCCTTTTCCGTCTACACATAAATCAATGTATAAATATTCGTTGATTGATAAACCTCGTGTGACTGCACGCTTATTATTTTCTGATACTTTTCAGAAACTCCAGTGTTATTGCAAGTATGCATACAGACTGATTTTTTGTCTTCTTttccaaacaaacaaatatattgcaATGCCAAATCCATGTCTGTTTTAAGCTATGCCGTGCACCAGATTCTTTATgtgtctttttttcaaattttagataCAAAAGCTCGATGAAAAATGTTCCAATGTCAGTACAGGCGGCGGAGGTGATGGCGGCAACAATAGAGATTGTCAGTGTCCCGCAGGCGTCCGAGGTGAACGCGGTCCCGCGGGTCCTCCTGGTATCCCGGGTCCGCAAGGAACACAGGGACTGCGCGGCGAACCGGGGACACCAGGGATGCCCGGAAGTCAGGGTCTCGAGGGTCTTCCGGGAAGAGACGGAGTTTCAGGCACCAATGGGTTATCTGGACAGAAGGGCGATGCAGGTGAACCTGGGGCACCGGGTCCCGCTGGGCTCAGAGGGCTATCAGGAAGTGACGGATTAGACGGTCTTCCAGGCCGACCTGGGGATACCGGGCCTCAGGGTCCTCCGGGAATGAAAGGAGACCCGGGAACTCCAGGCCGTGACGGCATCCCAGGAAATGGCGGGGCTGGTATTAAAGGTGAAAAGGGAGACCCGGGTTTGCCTGGACGAGATGGTCTTCGTGGGTCTAAAGGTGAATTTGGAGAACCGGGAGCTCCAGGACTACAAGGCAATCCGGGTGTCGGCGGTATACCGGGCGAAAGGGGCCTAAAAGGAGAGCCGGGACAGAACGGTCTTCAAGGGCAGAAGGGATCTGATGGTCAATCTGGGCTCCCTGGACAAAAAGGCGACCCTGGACCTGTAGGCGAACCAGGGATACCGGGTTTACCCGGCCTGAGAGGATACCAAGGGGAACCAGGCAGTGATGGGCTGAATGGCTTCCCGGGTGCTGATGGAGCTCGTGGTATTGATGGCCTTCCCGGTCAGAAAGGTGACCGTGGTGAACCAGGACGGGACGGGGTATCCGGACCTGGTTCCGGTGGGCAGAAAGGCGAGCAGGGTATCCAAGGCTATCCCGGAATAGACGGTGACAAGGGTGAACCAGGAATTCCTGGTCCTCGGGGTATCGCAGGATTAAACGGAGCCAAAGGTGAGCACGGCGCTCCTGGGATCCCGGGACCCGAAGGACCCCCTGGTGTTGCTGGGATGGACGGTAGGACGGGACTGAAGGGAGAGCCAGGGTTCCCGGGCAAAGACGGTCGGCCAGGCGATGTAACGAAAATCGAGGAGAGCACGATTATTAGAGAGCTTCAAAACACTGTCAAGGTACCCATTTTGTAGTTGAAGTAACATATACGCTCAATTCCTCTCAACAAAAAGAACAGTACCTGGTATAGAAATGTCTGAGATATAAAATCgtcattttaaaatgtatcaatGTAGGCCTATTTCTCATAAAAATAACAGCTAAATCAGACAATTAAATCAGTTAACCATTTTCCTTCAGCATTTAATTTGTACCATAAAAACACGGTCCTTGTTGTAGAACCTGCAGACAAACTTGGAGAAGAACAACGTTATCCTACAGGGCACAACGACCCGCTTGGAGACGACCATCCGGGAACTTACGGAACTCCGTACTATCTGCAACAGCATTGCTAGTAAGAGAACATTGGTAATTGGGCTGCAATTAGACGACGTGTATAACTTGTCTGTTCTGTGCCAATAATTGGCGTGCTTTTTAAGGATactttttgcagaaaaaaaatgcaatcgctatatatttttttttaatctatttcgCTTGATTATTATCAGAAAAACGAATCGATGTCTTTTATATGTGTAGTAGTCATAAGTGTGATTTCGCTTTGTTTGTATATACGTTATACAttcttttttgtcccctaccggtttcatcggaggggacttatggtttgcactccgtctgtcagtctgtctgtctgtctgtccgtcacacttttctggatcctgggatgactttaaaagttcttcatattttttcatgaaacttgaaacatggatagatggcaatatggacattatgcacgttatttcattatGTTCCTACGTAACacatctggttgctatggcaacaaacagactagaaatactgctgaaaatggtggttttctggatcctgcgataactttaaaagttcttaaagggatcttttcacggtttggtaaattgacaaaattgaaaaaagttgtttcagattcgcaaattttcgttttagttatgatatttgtgaggtaacagtattactgaacatttaccatagtccaatatagccattatatgtatcttttaacgatttgaaaacctaaaaattataaagcgttgcaacgcgaaacgattgaataatttggagagttctgttgttgtcgtttaaatttacgaaactacgatgattgcttatataaggtaaaaaatgcTTAAATTGTGTATTcgcggcggaatagccgagagggctaatgctttttttacttcagactaactccaggactccgggggtcactggttcgagccctggtaccggctactttttttctttttttaattttattcttgattttttactggagcatttaagatccaatgtttacattgatcaatataaagcatttaatgacaaacttcaaaatatgccaaaatctgtgaaaaggccactttaatattttttcatgaaactttcaacatggatagatggcaattggacattatgcacgtcatttcattttgttcctacgtcaaaaattgtggttgctatggcaacaacaaaaaataaaataaaaattctgacaatggtggaatttctgacaatggtggagccggtaggggaccatattgcttgacaatagccttgttatctTTGACATTTGTTTAAACGTGTCATTTGCTCATCCGTCCCTTTAACTGCTGACTCCATTGCTTCTGTCTCTTTAAAGTGATCATTTAAAATACCGTAAGATTCCAACATAGTATCTCGATTGCCAGGTTGTCGGTTAAACTGCACCGAGGAGAGCTTCCTTTGCAGCTGCGGAATGTGCATCCCCCGGAAGTTCCAGTGTGACGGCTTCCCGCAGTGTCCTGACGGCACCGATGAGGACCCAAACATCTGCGGTGAGCCCCATGCGTCCTTCATGTGAATAGCACTGTGATCATACTCACGTTTACCATTCTCTAGATTCTTTGGGAATTAATTATACTCGTTAACAAAATATAGCGTAGCGTAAACCCAGTCTCAACCCAGCGAAAGATGATTATTAGGAGGAGGATGATAAGAGGGAAGACAGGGGAGTGGGGCCAACATGATGTACCAATGGAATCACCTTTAATGTTAGTATAGATACAACCGAACAACATGTTGTAGATCGCCTCCGCATCACAACACCACAACAATAGCCGCTCAAAAATGTAGAAGATGGTCTTCCAATGAGACATGCATATTTCTATTAAAGATGCTGATAACGTCAACATTCCCGACCATTGCATGCGCCAAGCATTTGGAAAACTGATGTTTTCTGCATTCCTATTTCAGAATACGTGTGCCAGCCGGTTGTGGATTTCAAGTGCACGTCTTCCGGCCGCTGTATCCCGGCGGCCGACGTGTGTAACGGGAAAGTCGACTGTCCAGACGGGTCCGACGAGAACACGGTAAACTGCACGAGTAAGTAGCGCATGCTCTCCGTTTCAAGTTTCACTTTTACGTTATAATTTATTCGAGAAGTTTTAATCcttattctttatataaaacaGTGCTTTTAACTCTGCTATATTTTAAAATTAGAATGCGCACAATTATACCTGCTTGGAATTCTTAAATAACTTGCGTACCGGTCTATTGAAATCGCTGTTTACCTCTCCGACTTTCATTGAGCAAATACAAGAGCAGTTTAGCTTTCAATACtaattaaaaaatgtacataCAAAAAATCTATGGATGGTTTGTGTAAAAGTTTGAGTAAATGTTTAAAAGCACCAGTGTAAAGCAATCATGCATTCAAACAATTGATGGTATTATGCGTGAGAAAAGCGAAAAATAGGCTAAGAGGTATAATGTAAAACGCTATAGGAACTTAGTTTATTGAAGGGGTgtacaatatttcaattaattacGTAATAAGGCCAGCTTTGCTCCTAATGAGATAGTTGCATTCAAACATAGACAGCTTATAAAGTCTAAATCGCCTATTCGTTCCCATGAACCATGACTTCTACTGTCTTCGCAAATAGCATTGAGTCCAAGCTTGGCGCTAATAAACGATTATCATCAGAATGGTTCTTCCTCTTCAGTTAACAGTTGCACGGAGGGTGGGTACCCATGCAGGGACGGCTCCAAGTGTATCGCACGCGAGGAGCGCTGTGACGGCAAGGAGGACTGCTCGGACGGAAGTGACGAAGAGCAGTGTAGTAAGTACCTGACACGTTGAAGAGCGGCAGACACGTGACTGTTGCACCTGATTTAAGGGCGTAACGGGATTATTATATATGTAAAAGATGCCTGagaattcactgtaaaatgagcaattttgagtAG from Dreissena polymorpha isolate Duluth1 chromosome 1, UMN_Dpol_1.0, whole genome shotgun sequence carries:
- the LOC127853571 gene encoding collagen alpha-2(V) chain-like isoform X3 — encoded protein: MNGKMCVSALAIYSLYVTCISLCLFLTDGGVDATGSYLGFPTKICSNECKKWTPQECWDGYLRKRVWKMVCEENIIKCCPGYQGPNCSEECFNCDKINGFERRFIDIYSKIQKLDEKCSNVSTGGGGDGGNNRDCQCPAGVRGERGPAGPPGIPGPQGTQGLRGEPGTPGMPGSQGLEGLPGRDGVSGTNGLSGQKGDAGEPGAPGPAGLRGLSGSDGLDGLPGRPGDTGPQGPPGMKGDPGTPGRDGIPGNGGAGIKGEKGDPGLPGRDGLRGSKGEFGEPGAPGLQGNPGVGGIPGERGLKGEPGQNGLQGQKGSDGQSGLPGQKGDPGPVGEPGIPGLPGLRGYQGEPGSDGLNGFPGADGARGIDGLPGQKGDRGEPGRDGVSGPGSGGQKGEQGIQGYPGIDGDKGEPGIPGPRGIAGLNGAKGEHGAPGIPGPEGPPGVAGMDGRTGLKGEPGFPGKDGRPGDVTKIEESTIIRELQNTVKNLQTNLEKNNVILQGTTTRLETTIRELTELRTICNSIASCRLNCTEESFLCSCGMCIPRKFQCDGFPQCPDGTDEDPNICEYVCQPVVDFKCTSSGRCIPAADVCNGKVDCPDGSDENTVNCTINSCTEGGYPCRDGSKCIAREERCDGKEDCSDGSDEEQCNGSSRECRPDEFTCGNGDCIPKREMCDGDPNCLDESDESKTVCTRPVVCPEGQRPCANGIGCINRELFCDGKIDCKDQSDEAPGICRASIRTRAGRGLLNSTTKKSGRSFHIPAR
- the LOC127853571 gene encoding uncharacterized protein LOC127853571 isoform X1, which translates into the protein MNGKMCVSALAIYSLYVTCISLCLFLTDGGVDATGSYLGFPTKICSNECKKWTPQECWDGYLRKRVWKMVCEENIIKCCPGYQGPNCSEECFNCDKINGFERRFIDIYSKIQKLDEKCSNVSTGGGGDGGNNRDCQCPAGVRGERGPAGPPGIPGPQGTQGLRGEPGTPGMPGSQGLEGLPGRDGVSGTNGLSGQKGDAGEPGAPGPAGLRGLSGSDGLDGLPGRPGDTGPQGPPGMKGDPGTPGRDGIPGNGGAGIKGEKGDPGLPGRDGLRGSKGEFGEPGAPGLQGNPGVGGIPGERGLKGEPGQNGLQGQKGSDGQSGLPGQKGDPGPVGEPGIPGLPGLRGYQGEPGSDGLNGFPGADGARGIDGLPGQKGDRGEPGRDGVSGPGSGGQKGEQGIQGYPGIDGDKGEPGIPGPRGIAGLNGAKGEHGAPGIPGPEGPPGVAGMDGRTGLKGEPGFPGKDGRPGDVTKIEESTIIRELQNTVKNLQTNLEKNNVILQGTTTRLETTIRELTELRTICNSIASCRLNCTEESFLCSCGMCIPRKFQCDGFPQCPDGTDEDPNICEYVCQPVVDFKCTSSGRCIPAADVCNGKVDCPDGSDENTVNCTINSCTEGGYPCRDGSKCIAREERCDGKEDCSDGSDEEQCNGSSRECRPDEFTCGNGDCIPKREMCDGDPNCLDESDESKTVCTRPVVCPEGQRPCANGIGCINRELFCDGKIDCKDQSDEAPGICPKPSPTPIRIETPAVTTTTPITTTTTITTTTPITTTKTPTTTTASTSSRATPTSTSITSTTEDIFDGSGDVPTCEKLYASLKESNFPGGFPPPLSPDQAVTAELCQFLLEHTQKRCETEDIPLCELIEGLTSLPNVSGRRRRHKHPVSDDVDMKGALNDAAAVTGEVFDVNEFSDLSFVENNDTKPADLKYDVDAISQKQRASAVVAQSSACALACLYLSHALTLLGFVIGAFTRT
- the LOC127853571 gene encoding uncharacterized protein LOC127853571 isoform X2, which encodes MNGKMCVSALAIYSLYVTCISLCLFLTDGGVDATGSYLGFPTKICSNECKKWTPQECWDGYLRKRVWKMVCEENIIKCCPGYQGPNCSEECFNCDKINGFERRFIDIYSKIQKLDEKCSNVSTGGGGDGGNNRDCQCPAGVRGERGPAGPPGIPGPQGTQGLRGEPGTPGMPGSQGLEGLPGRDGVSGTNGLSGQKGDAGEPGAPGPAGLRGLSGSDGLDGLPGRPGDTGPQGPPGMKGDPGTPGRDGIPGNGGAGIKGEKGDPGLPGRDGLRGSKGEFGEPGAPGLQGNPGVGGIPGERGLKGEPGQNGLQGQKGSDGQSGLPGQKGDPGPVGEPGIPGLPGLRGYQGEPGSDGLNGFPGADGARGIDGLPGQKGDRGEPGRDGVSGPGSGGQKGEQGIQGYPGIDGDKGEPGIPGPRGIAGLNGAKGEHGAPGIPGPEGPPGVAGMDGRTGLKGEPGFPGKDGRPGDVTKIEESTIIRELQNTVKNLQTNLEKNNVILQGTTTRLETTIRELTELRTICNSIASCRLNCTEESFLCSCGMCIPRKFQCDGFPQCPDGTDEDPNICEYVCQPVVDFKCTSSGRCIPAADVCNGKVDCPDGSDENTVNCTINSCTEGGYPCRDGSKCIAREERCDGKEDCSDGSDEEQCKCRPDEFTCGNGDCIPKREMCDGDPNCLDESDESKTVCTRPVVCPEGQRPCANGIGCINRELFCDGKIDCKDQSDEAPGICPKPSPTPIRIETPAVTTTTPITTTTTITTTTPITTTKTPTTTTASTSSRATPTSTSITSTTEDIFDGSGDVPTCEKLYASLKESNFPGGFPPPLSPDQAVTAELCQFLLEHTQKRCETEDIPLCELIEGLTSLPNVSGRRRRHKHPVSDDVDMKGALNDAAAVTGEVFDVNEFSDLSFVENNDTKPADLKYDVDAISQKQRASAVVAQSSACALACLYLSHALTLLGFVIGAFTRT